The DNA sequence aaatttgcGGGGAACCTAATTTTCGTGAAAGTGCCAAGTGATTAATAGATTGAAGGAAGCGGGTACTAAAATTTAAAACTCAGCGTAAACATAACTGAGTAAACTTTTCATTAGTATTTAAGAAATAATCACAAGTTTGTCAGTTTAGAACTATGTGAAATAATAATGGAATGGATGCGTGTGTTGCAAAAATATACGCACCTTCATCCTTGAAAACATGCGTTGCGACATCAATAAATGCTAGCTTTTGAGGGATGGTAACAATAACAGCAGCAATCAATGGAACTACTTGAAATCCAGAACTTTGTCCAAATCAAAACCTAGAAATCTTGAATAGGAAAAAACTTGGGTAAAATATTCACATACAACATACTAGATACAAACTAATAGTTAATCACACAAATATGAAGGAGAATGCACAATTTGATTAATGGAATTCTCTTAATCTGGACccctaaataaaaagaaaaaattaaagtgCATATGGAAAGAAAGCAAGACCTGGCACAAAGGAAGCTGAATATCACCAATTCCAGGGGGCATGTCAACAACAAGGTAATCCAGCTCTCCTCTACATAATGAAATGAACAAAATTAGACACTAAAAGTACCATCTTGTAGCACTGAATTATGCAAGGGCCTTTGAACTTAAATTTTTAAGTTGAACTAATTGAGATGGAAGCTTCATTAACAAAAGCTTATAGTGCACTTTGATTTGAAAAGTGACAACTTACTTGTCAATCTTCGAGATCCACACCGCCCAATTTGCAAGGTAAGTGACTGGAGTGCTCTTCCTTGCATTCAAAATGGCTTTATTTGCAGCAATAATACTCTTGCTGTTCAATACAGTGATCTATTAATATGCTTTTATTTATAGAGTGTATTTATAAGACCAAGTTCACACCTAaccaaataagaaaagaagCTCACATGTCTGCTTCTGATGTCAAGTTGGTGATTTGGGGTGTATTGGGCTAtattttggtttatgtaattttATCAGAGAAATGATTTCTGGAATGAGGCCATCAACCTCGCTAACTTGCACCATCCAAATGTGGTAGCTTTTTATGGCGTTGTACTTGATGGCCCGGGAGTAGATGAATGGAGGAAGTAGAGATGTAATTAACAACCAGTAACACGTTAAGCAGATTATCAAACATAAACTTAGAATCAAACATAGCAGACAAAGAAATCAGTCAAGAACGGAGATGAACACATACAATGTCCTTAattattacttcccttaattatttaactagatgaacgcaccatagtttgAGGAACTTCTGTTTGAGGAAGAGTTCGAGGAACGTAACTTTGAGGAACGAAAATTCGATGAAGTGTTTGAGAAACTTCGGCTTGGGAAATTTGAGcatgcactactagaattatgttaATAGACATCACATAATTTAAATCGGTCAAACTTGCACATGATGTAAAAAAGTTAGCTAACATCGTTTTAgaaaaataccgatttaaatgtgtattattaacatcggttcttaaaatgaccggtGTTAAAAGTGTTGTTTTAAAATTTGAGGGGAACCTAATTTTCGTGAAAGCGCCAAGTGTTTAATAAATTGAAAGAAGCGGATACTAAAACTTAAAATGAACTCAGCATAAACATAACTGAGTAAACTTTTCATTACTATTTAAGAAATAATCACAAGTTTGTCAGTTTAGAACTATGTGAAATAATAATGGGATGGATGCGTGTGTTGCAAAAATATACGCACCTTCAACCTTGAAAACATGCGTTGCGACATCAATAAATGCTAGCTTTTGAGGGATGGTAACAATAACAGCAGCAATCAATGGAACTACCTGAAATCTAGAACTTTGTCCAAATCAAAACCTAGAAATCTTGAATAGGAAAAAACTTGGGTAAAATATCCACATACAACATACTAGATACAAACTAATAGTTAATCACACAAATATGAAGGAGAATGCATAATTTGATTAATGGAATTCTCTAAATCTGGacccctaaaataaaaagaaaaaattaaagtgCATATGGAAAGAAAGCAAGACCTGGCACAAAGGAAGCTGAATATCACCAATTCCAGGGGGCATGTCAACAACAAGGTAATCCAGCTCTCCTCTAAATAATGAAATGAACAAAATTAGGCACTAAAAGTACCATCTTGTAGCACTGAATTATGCAAGGGCCTTTGAACTTAAATTTTTAAGTTGAACTGATTGAGATGGAAGCTTCATTAACAAAAGCTTACAAGAATTTCATTGGCGATAATGGACACTAGACTGACTGTACGATATAACTTGTTCAATCGGTTATAATTGACAGTATTTCAGTATTCAACAAATCTGACTGACTATTTATCATTTTCTCAAAGCTTCCTTTTAAagtaaatcaaaacaaagagtTATTGTAATGGTAATATCAAATGCATTTATATGTGTAAGGAGCCTTCCTACAAATGTCCAGAACTTTGTGGTATTAATAGTACTTAGCTGATGAAATGGGGATAATGATCAAACGAATTTGCATAACTTACTTTTGGAATGCTTCCAAATCACTCTGTTGCAGTTAGAAGCTGGTCAATGACCCCAGAGACCATTGGGCCTCTCATTATTGCACGACCTTGTTCGGAAAATCCAAAAGACACCAATTTCACTCCCAAGTATTCAGTAGAAATAATGGTTTTCTTCACTGGGTTCTACAGGAAACTTTCGCAGTGTCAAAACTCAGAACTGCAGAACTGCAAAATTTGACAACTTGCAAGAAAATTCTATAAAATGTTATTACATTATACCATTACTAGTATTCGGTTTTCAGGGGAGACCATCGTTGGCAGACTAGGACCATAGACACATGGGCGTAGGGAGAGGGGGGCGAGAAGGGTCAGCTGACCCTCCTCATATTTTTCATCTTTATTGTTGAATAATCAAACTTtctatataaaaatataatataataccATAATGACCTTCCTAAATGCATAATTTTAGGCTCTTTAATTACTTTCTGGTTTTAAGGTTTGATACATTCCCTTTTCAATTTCTATTAATACAAAGGAAATCATAATCAATATTCTCTAATAAATCAATTTAATAAAGTAATTTATAAAGCTACTATGTATAATGTCAATTATACATAGAAACCAATCATAGAAAATCTAGAAATCATGTCAACATACCTTCTTTGTACATAACAGGAATTATAAATCTCCAATAGCTTTAATAAGGTAATTTATAAATAAGACGATTTTACATGGAGCAATTATGTTAtcagacaattttttttttcaatataataGCTATTTATGTTTTGACCCTCCTAAATGAAATTTATAGCTACGCCATTGCATAGACATCAGCATCAAATATACAAACTGTAGCACCCATACCAGCCAAAGTATATGCTAAGTTTACTGCTACAGTTGATTTTCCCACGCCACCCTGCACATATTTCACAATCAAGAGAAATAGTACATAATTAGCTGTCTCATTTCTAGACAGGAATTCAAATTAAAAAGATATGTCACCATCAGAAGTGTTGATATTTAATAACAACAATAGTGAACTGAAAAATACCAGCTAGGGAAGCACCAAACGAAAATGGAAAGTCTACCTTGCAACTAGAAACTGCCACAATATTTGACATTGTCCGTAACCCTGCTGGAAGTACCCGGCATAAAGGGGTTTTGCAGGTTGTGCTGACATAGTCATATTGACATTCTTGACCCAAGGAAGCTCGTTcactgttgagaatatatacatcccacatgggaaaaatgggaccttgcctatgggtttataagggtttgggccactccatccattgccaattggttttggatgtgaaccccagattactttatcatggtatcagagcgggttactcaagtgtgcatgcctaacggccacacgggctccacgtcacccaaaagttgtccacgtgtatggcttgaaaattcgccacacgtgcggaggcgtgttgagaatatatacatcccacatgggaaaaatgggaccttgcctatgggtttataagggtttgggccactccatccattgctaattggttttggatgtgaaccccagattactttatcattcaCCACCTCATTTGCCTTTTGCTTAAACTGTAATGCAATTAAAGCTTATTATGGTTgctatttctttcttttgaccgaaaaaacaaaaatggttGCTATTTCAGTATTTCTAAATCCTTATTGATTGATTTACTGGGTTCCAACTATCTCAATAGTCCATTCAATGTTATAGTAGAAGCATAACAAagtcataattttttttgtcaatgatAGAAGGTGAAAATCATGAAGCTAATAGTAACAGTTGCATCTTTTGTCAATCAGGTGTTTCATGCAAGGACGAAACACATTGATGTTCGCTATCACAGGATTAGAGATTGAGTAGAATCTGGAAATATCATTGTGGAGAAGGTTCACACAAATGACAATGCTGCTGATTGTCTTACCAAGCCCGTTGCTGcagagaagaaaacaaaatcgttggaggagaagaaaacaaaactctATTAGAAAGTATCATGTTTGTTTAAAAAGTAACTGTCCCTTGGCTTAGATACATTTGTACTGAGATGATGTTAACAAGTAGGTTGTAAACATAACCAAAGAAAACTAAATGAGGAAAGAATGCCATGCATTTATGAACTTAGGAACACTGATCGAGATTGTATAAGTCTGTTGTTTTGCAGCTTCAGATGTACTGATGAAATGTGAGTGTTTATAGGAACTCAGAATTTACATGGTGAAGTGAAGCTAGAGTAAATTAGCTGACAAGCACCAATCTTCAAAATAAATATATCTCGAGCACTGGTGCTGGGGCACAAGAATGAGAGAAACGAAAAACTTTAAAATTGCTTCTCAGTTCCTGACCTTTTACTTCTAACTCAGACGCAATCATATCAAGGTATCTGTCTATTGgctgtgggacaagcaaagaacCGCATCCACGCTTTCTCTGTTCTCATTGGTGGATGTAAATGTCTAGCTGAGAACAGAATGCTTAGAAGCTTTAGAATCTGTGGCTAAGCACAAGGAGCTATCTGTCCATGACTTTTTCGTGGGGAACGAAATGCTCCTTTGCTGAGAACAAGAATTCAAGCAAGCACCGCCCTTGGACTTGTGCAGTGCACAGTTGCAGTTTTTATGGTATGGCcttctctcaatttctgtgtCCTTCATTGACAGGCTTCCTTCAAACACACACTGAAACATCAAACCGGAAACTCCCAAGGTAGTCATTCTCTTCTCTGTTGTTTAAAAAGTACTGTATTTGTGTGAAACGATGAGTGAGCAGTAGAGTACTTATGTTTCTAACTTTCTATGGAGTGTTTTGAGTGTGTTGAAACTTGTGTGTGCTTGCTAAAACATTTATATAGGGAAGGGGATCAATATATGATAAATGGCTTGTAGGAGAAATCAAGAAACCATTTTGTGCTATTTCTCCCACGTACTCTTCTTAAACTCGAGACAAGTTAAGTTGGTACAGTGTTCCTGCCAAAGTGCAAAAAGGACTAAATAAAACAGACGTTTTGTTCTAGGGAAACTTTTCCacagagggagagagaagaaaagtgtAACTTGGTTTAGTCATGTTTGGCTTTAATACTTAGAATTAGTTGAGTTTTTGGCTTTAGCACAGATTGATACGCAGAGGCGTTATTTACCTAACTAGTTTGAAGGGAAAGCATTATTATGCATCTTGACGGATGGTTCTATgtaactaaccaagtaactaacATAGTTTTGGCTCTAGCATCGCTTCTTTGGGATGCAAGTAAATGGTACAATATTCATTCTTGTGGAAACAAAACATGATTTGTGCTTTCATTGTTTATATCAGTATTCACAAGTCACAGCCTGGTTCGAGATGAGGGCCCTAAAGTTTCGCCACTATTTGATGATTCTCGCATAGCTTTTCTGTTATACTTTAATTAGCATCAAGTTTTGCAACATTAATAGTCAATCTTTTTTGGTTGAACTTTGGCATTTTGTACTAAGAAAATATACATGAAGCAGTAGGATTTCGTAGTGTTTCATACAACTGATATATTTCCACTTATACTCAGTAGGGTGGACTTTTGAGTTTGATTATTTAGATAATGTTCATAGTTCTAAAATGAGTTTCTTAAGCAAACAGAACATGGAAAACAGAGTGTTGAATTGATGGTGCCTTGACTAGAATTGCCATTTGTTCCTGTTCCTAGAGTTGACCAGATCACTAATTTACCATTTGATGATTCAGGCTGATAGGGTATGTGATTTTTTAACTTTCAGTAGAGATAAGAAATTCTAAATGATTGGAATGCCAAAGAAGTATACCAATTAGAATGCATATCCTTTCCGTAGAGAAAACAGAGATGGTATTTTTACATTACCCTTCTCTGTGTTTCAGATTTTCTGATCATATAAACATGGAAAAGGAAAGTATACATAAAATGGTTTCCAAATTAGAAATCTAAATCATTTTTAGTCTTTTGTCTTCACTTTGTTTTGCGTCGTTTTCATCTTCTCTGACCTCTTTCAGCGCCTtctattgaaaagaaaaaaaaattaaatagtaAATCAGCCATTTCATCAGGAGAACCTACCTACAGAACCTTGGTGATATGATCGAATGTGATCGAATGTCTCTGAGAGAGCGGTTCTTTACATCAATCTTCTTTGTAGCGTAGTTGGTTGCCATATAAAATCATGAATTGCATTGAAAATTTAAACTGCTGCCTGCATTTTTGTCCATATTTCATGTTTGTTAATGCAGTATTTCTATAGGTTTACCGTGACTTGGAAGATTCAAAAACTCTGGCTTCCACTCCTAGCTTCTCATCCTTGTATGAAGCCTGGTTCAACATGCTTCTTTGCTATAAGATTCAAAAACAATTGACAATCAAATAATCatccaaaaataaggaaaaattaaaGATGAGACCTAGTAGTTAATTGATTGCCAGAGAAAAAGTTGAGGTTTGGTGTGTTTCATGGTTGCTAGCATACAAGCAAAAAGATGAGCGTCTGGTGCAGCCATTTGTATTAGCCAGACTTGGCGATTCGCCGCTCTGATGGACTCGTCTTCTTCGAGCACATTCCACACCAGGAAGCATCCCCGCCATTGCATCTAAGGTCTAATATGCATACGAGCTTTTTAACCGCAACAACTTAAATATACGCTGTTGGTGCTAGAAGTACTATGTTCTTCTCCTATTTATATACAACCCATCTCTTCAGATATGAGAAGCTGCCTGAAATGACATCCCTTATGGTATGttatgatgaagaagaaagaaaatgatacTATATGAGAACGAAAAGATGGTTTGTTCTAAgatcaggaagaagaagacaatggAAAGTTAATCAGAAGATTGGTGGGAGACAAAAGAGGGTCCATaccattaaaataattttttaattcGTCCGCGATAGTGTCCTTTGAAGAAATGATCATATATTTTTggtaaatatttaaaaaaaaaaaaaccaaggacTAAATCTGCTTATTTTAGTAACAAATGAGGTTACTTTTTGCATACTCACTTGATCTCTATAACTTTTCAAAACTAATAAATCGTGAATCTCATTAGTGGTACACTCGATTAAAAAGTTATTTATAATCGCTCCAAATCCGCCCATAGGCCCACTTGATCTGCAATACTTCTCTATACACATAGAGAGTCCGGACAATGATCTCTATCATGTGATATGCTAATTAAGTAGGTGGCATGTTAGGAGAACAAGGAAGGATTCTCAGGATCGTATAAATCCATTATTAGTCACTAATCCATAAGATACTTAAAATGAGCTAACACCCAAATCCCCTAATCTCATCCATACGTTCTGTCTGTCCACGTTATCATGCACAAATCTGATTGGGCTTAACTACAAACCCAACCTTTACTTGAACAATAAGCTACATAGAGTCCGGCCCATATCTGActtgaaattttgatatatatttacatttttcttaatttaggTCAAAAAGCGATAACCTCTGAGCATCCCCACAAATCCGGGCCTTTACAAAATCTTTTCCTCTCAAAttactctcttttttctttcaatttttatatttataattaaactTTTATATTAATTTAAGGGGAGTGAATCCTTGTTTTACGATTCACActttatatttccttttttaaaatctttaaattttatctttttgtgATGTGAACTGTAAAATAAGTGATGTTAAGTACTAAAAAATGATGCATATagtgtgaattgtaaaatagAAAGTGAATTTCACTTTCCTAATTCAAAAGCGTTTTTGAGCCTTCGAAAGGCAATTCCAAACAAGCCCAATGACTCGGTTGTTTGAGAAATATCTGCATCCACAAGTCAAGAGGTACAATCATTCAGCTCATGTCACTTCTAGATGGTCATTTTAACTTGGGAGGTCTGTTCAACAAATGCACAAATGAACCAAATCCAATGATAAAGTTCATCTTGAACAGAAGCTAggagaaaaaacaaagaaattcaGGTGCACCACGCACATGAAAACTAAAAGCTCAGAGCATCTAACACGTTGATAAGACAATATTCACCCAACATATAATTCACAACAGTTGCTGCTACAAAATTTTATGACAAACATAAATAAGAAATCTCAACAGAACGCTAATGGAGGATCATCCTGAcatccatcatccatcaatCTGCTTTCCTTCCTGGTCCACATCATATTCATCGTCATCGTCGTTGTCTTCAGCCATATTATTTCCTTCCCGGTCCACATCATATTCatcatcgtcgtcgtcgtcgtcgtcgtcatcatcTTCAACCATATCATATATGCTGCCCCGATGAAACTTATTAATTTCATTTCTGGTATCCTGTTCGCTAAGAAATTCCATGCCATACTTTGTGTCTCGGTGTTTAACTAAGAGCCAGCGTAGCAACCGATCTTCCTTGTTGAGGTAATGCAGCTCCTTGTTCATGTTAGGTGTAGCCATCATAGTCATCTGCATCAGTTGACCCTATACCATATGCAGCGTTGATTTAGTGATGGAGTCTTATCAGGTCAACGGGATATGAGAACTTGTAATTCAGTACCAACTAGACAAGAATGAATATAGACAAATAGTAATAGAGAAGTAAAAAACAATTCAAATGTTAAAAAAGTTTATAGATTGTATTGCTGCATGAAACATTTTACATAATTCCAACCAAATCTATGGACTGGGTGACAATTCCAATTTCATTTCCAACTTACACCCTTCACTACACAAGTCCCATGTCATTTATGCTAAAGCTTACCCATACCACTTGACAACACTATCTTAAAGGAGTTTTGGAAAGCTAAATTAGTATGGCAGGAACACTACCCATTCCTGAACCTTCACATCAAATTTTTCTCATACAATTGATTGAAGTCTTGATGCTTATCTTTACCAATCAAAAGGACCAATTTAATCCTCAATCTTAGAATTTCTTAGCACTTGTTTTACTTCTTTTACCAAAAAGAAGATGGGAAAAACAGAAGTGACAAAGAAAAATCTTTAATGTGTGGATTCTCTAAAGTCTTACACAATATCACCTCTTCATACGGTTATGCCAGATCTATCTTCTAAAAAGTTATACATCATACCAAAGCAAACTATCTCACTCAAGAAGTGATGTTGATACTCAAAATTCTTCAACAATAGTGATTCAAGAAGCCCATTATAAGAGACTCCAATCTCCTAACCAGTTCTAAGCAATTTGAGATGACACAAAGAGATCTCAAAATTTAGAGATTTGATTGGATTGTGAAACTATAATAATATGTTATACATACGTGTATGTCCACTTTTATCTCCAAAGAAAGCAAACAAAGTAGAACACATAGGACACCACATCCACTCAATTTGCCGCTCATATGTTCTAGTCTACATCTCAAATAgcatcaaacaacaaaaaagtaaaaatcaaAAGAGCTAAAACCACAGCAGCATTGCAATCGTAAGGACTAGAATGGATGGAAATACGTCTGAATAGGCTTTGTTTCTAGTCTCAAGGCCTTGCACACTAACTGATGACTAAAGACAAATACGATATGAGATGCAGAAACTCAACTTCGAAGTTATCCTTACGAGCCTAGACAAATTGCAAGCATCTACCAAGCACTGCACATAATTCGCGATACAGGTTTGCACTCATATTGCTAATGAAACAATTCCAGACGACCGGAAAGGCCCGAAACATGGTAAGTTCCCATCCTGACTAATCTAACAGCAAAGAAAAAACGAAACACACCTGATAAAATCTGCCATCAAGCTTCTTAATACCATAACCCAAGTGCACAGTGCCGAAGGACTTCATGTCAGTAATGACCCCATTTCGTCGGAAAACATGCTTGCTTACTCTCGCAACCAGGTCCAACAGAGCCTCCTTCTTTACATGCGGCTTCGCCAGGAGCATACAATCATACAGAGGCATATTTcttcctaaatttttttttcacctatACACAACCACCACTAACAGTTATCATCTATGAGAAATTGAAATCGGAAACGTCAATTGCATAAAAATTGAGCTAGACCTAGATGCAGATACAATTCCATACAATGATTGAacgaaaaattgaaaaatccaGAAAGCAGGTGAAGGATTGGTGGCGGTGAGTAAATCAAAGACGGAGCTACCTTTGTAGGAGGACCGTGAGAGCTTCAGTGATAGAGAGCGAGCAGATCCTTCAGAACGGAATAGAGTAAGAGGTGGGTTTTACAGAGAAGCCATGGCGGTGAAGAAAGTGAGGAACGACGACTGAGGGTTTTAGTTCGCGTCGAGATACCGAAATTACCCTTCCCTAGCCGGGAGTTTAACCGGTTTTTACTTTGCAGGCTAAATTCCCGAAACACCCTTTGCTACCCTTTACTG is a window from the Rosa chinensis cultivar Old Blush chromosome 2, RchiOBHm-V2, whole genome shotgun sequence genome containing:
- the LOC112188111 gene encoding WD repeat-containing protein 55 homolog, translated to MPLYDCMLLAKPHVKKEALLDLVARVSKHVFRRNGVITDMKSFGTVHLGYGIKKLDGRFYQGQLMQMTMMATPNMNKELHYLNKEDRLLRWLLVKHRDTKYGMEFLSEQDTRNEINKFHRGSIYDMVEDDDDDDDDDDDEYDVDREGNNMAEDNDDDDEYDVDQEGKQIDG